The following are from one region of the Populus trichocarpa isolate Nisqually-1 chromosome 8, P.trichocarpa_v4.1, whole genome shotgun sequence genome:
- the LOC7479828 gene encoding trihelix transcription factor PTL, protein MSEHHHQYGMPDLRQLVAGRSHFQGTQQGGEPFFVQSRNLAAPQTHHFESIMVGHEAMLSSGLVKLGGHHDRYCTNATNINTTNSATIGTSSSAGVGTLYGVEMESATTAGWIGNDGGNNSRWPRQETLTLLEIRSRLDSRFKEANQKGPLWDEVSRIMAEEHGYHRSGKKCREKFENLYKYYKKTKEGKAGRQDGKHYRFFRQLEALYGEPSNQASASETHFVNNTLLYQAPMSNTINQESQETFQENKHSESLSFSNTSEFETSSSENNDDDLSAIAYNMMNRSTEKQKGINESQSLARPKKSWKLKVKDFVDSQMRKLMEKQDAWMEKMLKTIEDREHERMCREEEWTKQELARFDQEHEFWAKERAWIEARDAALMEALKKHTEKGLELSSSVEQIAVATQRHNKNPDSAVAKKIQKDKFNNITWTEPEILSFIQLRTSMDSRFQENGYSNEGLWEEIAAEMASLGYDRSVDECKEKWESMNIYFNMTTESNKKRKEDLRTSNYFQQLESYNGMNSSPSNSYVGSQVNDNSCFQVQINEGDQHLWNTNKFDLKLNKEKNQQQLWHNK, encoded by the exons ATGAGTGAACACCACCACCAGTACGGAATGCCAGATCTCCGGCAACTGGTGGCCGGAAGAAGTCATTTTCAAGGAACCCAGCAAGGGGGTGAGCCATTCTTTGTTCAAAGTAGGAATCTCGCCGCACCACAAACACATCACTTTGAGTCCATTATGGTTGGCCATGAAGCAATGTTGTCAAGTGGTTTAGTCAAGCTTGGTGGGCATCATGATCGTTACTGCACCAATGCCACTAATATTAATACTACAAATAGTGCTACAATTGGCACTAGTAGTTCAGCTGGTGTTGGTACCCTATATGGAGTAGAAATGGAAAGTGCTACTACTGCTGGGTGGATTggaaatgatggaggaaataaTAGTAGATGGCCAAGACAAGAGACTCTTACTCTTCTTGAGATCAGATCTAGGCTTGATTCCCGGTTCAAGGAGGCTAATCAAAAGGGTCCATTATGGGATGAGGTTTCAAG GATCATGGCTGAGGAGCACGGGTACCATAGAAGTGGCAAGAAATGTAGAGAGAAGTTTGAGAACTTGTACAAGTACTACAAGAAAACCAAGGAAGGGAAAGCTGGGAGACAAGATGGCAAGCATTATAGGTTCTTTAGGCAGCTTGAAGCCCTTTATGGAGAGCCAAGCAATCAAGCTTCAGCCTCGGAAACCCATTTTGTTAACAACACACTTCTTTACCAAGCTCCAATGAGCAACACAATCAACCAAGAAAGTCAAGAaacatttcaagaaaacaagcaCAGTGAGAGTCTGAGTTTCTCCAACACATCCGAGTTTGAGACTTCTTCATCAGAAAACAATGATGATGACCTTTCAGCTATTGCTTACAACATGATGAACCGATCAACGGAAAAACAGAAAGGGATAAATGAGAGCCAAAGTCTTGCAAGGCCTAAAAAGAGTTGGAAACTAAAGGTTAAGGACTTTGTGGACTCACAAATGAGGAAGTTGATGGAGAAACAAGATGCCTGGATGGAGAAAATGTTGAAGACCATTGAAGATAGAGAGCATGAAAGAATGTGTAGAGAGGAAGAGTGGACAAAACAAGAGTTGGCTCGGTTCGATCAGGAACATGAGTTTTGGGCTAAAGAGAGAGCATGGATTGAAGCTAGAGATGCTGCATTAATGGAAGCCTTGAAGAAACATACGGAGAAAGGACTAGAACTGTCATCATCAGTTGAGCAAATCGCAGTAGCCACTCAAAGGCACAACAAAAACCCGGACAGCGCTGTTGCTAAGAAGATTCAGAAAGACAAGTTCAATAACATTACATGGACTGAGCCCGAGATCCTGAGCTTCATACAGCTCAGAACCTCCATGGACTCAAGATTCCAAGAGAATGGGTATTCGAATGAAGGCCTTTGGGAGGAGATAGCAGCAGAGATGGCTAGTTTAGGCTATGATAGGAGTGTGGATGAGTGCAAGGAGAAATGGGAGAGCATGAATATCTACTTTAACATGACAACAGAGTCTAACAAGAAGCGTAAAGAGGATTTAAGGACCAGCAATTATTTTCAGCAACTTGAATCCTATAATGGCATGAATTCATCACCTTCTAACTCTTATGTGGGTAGTCAAGTGAATGATAACAGCTGCTTTCAGGTTCAAATAAATGAAGGAGATCAGCATTTGTGGAATACTAATAAGTTTGACTTGAAGCTCAACAAGGAGAAGAACCAGCAGCAACTTTGGCAcaacaagtaa
- the LOC7494899 gene encoding cytochrome P450 77A3, with the protein MSLLSFSSATLDPYYHLFFTILALFISGLIFLLSRKPKSKRSHLPPGPPGWPIVGNLFQVAQSGKPFFEYVDDIRSKYGSIFTLKMGTRTMIIISDAKLAHEALIERGACFASRPKENPTRTIFSCNKFSVNAAVYGSVWRSLRRNMVQNMLSSSRIKEFRNVRDSAMDTLINRLRTEAEANSGDVWVIKNVRFAVFCILLAMCFGIEMDDETIEKMDQVMKSVLIVLDPRIDDFLPILSPFFSKQRKRASEVRKAQVNFMVSFIEKRRNAIRNPGSDKSAMSFSYLDTLFDLTFEGRKSTPSNEELVTLCSEFLNGGTDTTATAVEWGIAQLIANPEVQTKLYNEIKSTVGDRKVDEKDVEKMEYLHAVVKELLRKHPPTYFVLSHAVTEPTTLAGYDIPLDASVEFFSYGIGEDPKVWNNPEKFNPDRFISDGEDADITGVTGVKMMPFGVGRRICPGLGLATVHLHLMIARMVQEFEWTAYPPNSKLDFSGKLEFTVSMKNSLRAMIKPRV; encoded by the coding sequence ATGTCTCTTCTCAGTTTTAGTTCTGCAACTCTTGATCCTTACTATCATCTTTTCTTTACCATTCTTGCCCTGTTCATTTCAGGCctcattttcttgctttctcgAAAACCCAAATCCAAACGCTCACACCTCCCTCCAGGTCCACCCGGTTGGCCTATTGTTGGAAATCTTTTCCAGGTTGCTCAATCAGGCAAGCCTTTCTTTgaatatgttgatgatatacgTTCGAAATATGGTTCAATTTTCACTCTTAAAATGGGAACAAGAACAATGATCATCATCAGCGATGCGAAGTTAGCCCATGAAGCGCTTATTGAAAGGGGTGCTTGCTTTGCATCTAGGCCGAAAGAAAACCCAACAAGAACCATCTTTAGCTGCAATAAGTTCAGTGTCAATGCGGCAGTTTATGGTTCGGTGTGGCGGTCGCTGAGGCGAAACATGGTGCAAAACATGCTTAGTTCAAGTAGGATCAAGGAGTTTCGTAACGTAAGAGATAGTGCAATGGATACACTTATTAATCGGCTTAGAACCGAAGCTGAGGCTAATAGTGGAGATGTTTGGGTGATTAAAAATGTCCGGTTTGCAGTGTTTTGCATTCTTCTAGCCATGTGTTTTGGTATTGAAATGGATGACGAGACCATTGAGAAAATGGATCAGGTCATGAAGTCAGTCTTGATCGTTCTTGATCCAAGAATTGATGACTTCCTTCCGATTTTAAGTCCGTTTTTCTCCAAGCAAAGAAAGAGGGCATCTGAAGTAAGGAAAGCGCAAGTAAATTTCATGGTTTCCTTCATCGAAAAGCGAAGGAATGCTATCCGAAACCCTGGATCAGACAAATCGGCGATGTCATTTTCATACCTGGATACCCTTTTTGACCTAACATTCGAAGGAAGGAAATCAACTCCAAGTAATGAAGAGCTTGTCACTCTTTGCTCGGAGTTCCTCAACGGTGGGACTGACACTACAGCGACCGCTGTCGAATGGGGCATTGCACAGCTAATTGCCAATCCCGAGGTTCAGACCAAGCTCTACAATGAGATAAAATCAACTGTCGGTGATCGAAAAGTGGACGAGAAAGATGTAGAGAAAATGGAGTATTTGCATGCAGTAGTAAAAGAATTGCTACGCAAACACCCTCCTACCTATTTTGTTCTAAGTCATGCAGTTACCGAGCCGACGACATTGGCAGGGTATGATATACCACTTGATGCAAGTGTTGAATTTTTCTCTTATGGAATAGGAGAGGACCCAAAAGTATGGAACAATCCTGAAAAATTCAACCCGGATCGATTCATTTCCGACGGAGAGGATGCCGATATTACAGGGGTTACAGGGGTGAAAATGATGCCTTTTGGTGTGGGGAGGAGGATATGCCCTGGTTTAGGGCTGGCCACTGTACACCTTCACCTGATGATTGCAAGAATGGTTCAAGAATTTGAATGGACTGCCTATCCACCTAACAGCAAGTTGGATTTCTCTGGGAAGTTGGAGTTTACTGTGTCTATGAAGAATAGCCTTAGAGCTATGATCAAGCCTAGAGTTTAA